The sequence CACGCCTGCTGGTCGTACCACAGCCCCGCGACCGTGACCTGCGCTTCGCGTTCCTCTCCGAGCTGGCCGATGTCGTCCTGCCGTACCTCGACTCCTACCAGGAGGCCGTCGAGGCGGCCGAGCGCACCGAGACCGACCCGGAGACCGGCAAGCGGGTCAAGGTCGAGGTCGAGCTGTGCGCGGACGCGCCGCAGCTGATCGTGCCGAGCCGGGCGGGCCTGGACCACGTACGGCTGCTCGGCCGCTCCATGCGCTTTCGCCGCACCGCCGAGCAGGACCCGGAGACACCCCACCCCGCGCCGCCCCGCATCCCCCTGCTCGGCCGCTGGCTGACCCACTACGGCGAGCGGGCCCGGGTACCCGGCTCCTCGCTCCTCCTGGCGCTCACCGACGTGCTGTCCCGGCACTGGGCGACCGGTCAGTCCAGCCTGGAGGACCAGCACCTGGGCTCGCTGCTCGCCTGGATCGACCCGCCCGCGGGCTCCACCGGCGCCGAGGCCGCCCGGCAGGCCGAGCTCGCCCGCGACGCCGGAGGCCAGCTGCTGTGCCCGCCGGCCGGCCCGGCCACCGACCCGGCGTTCGACAACAAGCTGCTGGCCCCGGCCATCGAGCGCTACGACCGCGCCCGCGGCGCGCTGGCCGCCGCCGAGGACGCCCTGGAGGCGGACGACCGGCTGGCCTCGCTCACCGCCGCCGAGCGGGACATCCGCGACCTGGTCGAAAGCCGCACCCGGCCCACCTGGGACGCGGTGTGGCAAGGCCTGGACCTGCTGCGGGCGCTGCCGGAGGGGGCGCGTGTCGAAGAGCGGTGGACCCGCGACCGCTGGTCGTTCACCGCCCACCGCGACCGGGTGCTGGCCGGCGAGCCTCCGCAGCCGCGCCGCGACGACGCGGTGACGGCGGCGAACAAACTCGCCGCACGGGAGCGCGAACAGGCCCGCCTCGATGCGCAGGAGGCGCTGGACGACCCGCTGGTGATGGCGGGACGGCGGCTGGCCGGGGAGGCGTTCGCGGGCGAGGTGACCGATGTCGTCATGGCGTACGGCGAGGGCAAGCGGCCCAGCCCGCGCCCGCTGGTGACCGTCCGCACGGACGACCGGCCGCATCTGCCGGAGCGCGCGAAGGTGTACCGCTCGCTGGGCGGCAAGCCGCAGGCGGCGGAGTTCGCCGGGTACGAGGGCTCCCCGGACGAGGGCGTTCTCGTTCTGCGGATCGTCGACAAGATGGGCCGGGGCAAGGAGCCCGAGCCCGGTTCGGTGCCGGAGAAGGGCGACGCGGTGTGCTTCACCCTCTTCGAGCACGAGGCGCGCGGCGGCGCGAAGCTGCCCGACCCGGAGGAAACCCCGTGGACGCACGGCGGACCGCCGGGTGAGGCCCCGCCGGAGGCACCCGACGCCGTGACCGAGGAGGACGTGCTGTGACGACCGTCGGCTTCGACCCCGCGGCCGCGGCCGCCCGCGCCACCGACTCGATCCTCCACGACACCCTGCACGGCACCGAGCGGGGCGTGGTCGTCGACTCCCCGCCCGGAGCCGGCAAGTCCACCCTGGTGGTCCGGGCGGCCCTGGAACTCGCCGAGGCCGGACGCCCGTTGATGGTGGTCGCCCAGACCAACGCCCAGGTGGACGACCTGGTGCTGCGGCTCGCCGAGAAGAACCCCGACCTGCCGGTGGGCCGCCTGCACAGCAGCGACACGGACCCCTACGACAAGGCACTGGACGACCTGGCCCACATCCGCACGTCGGCGAAGGCGGCCGACCTTCAGGGCCTGCCGGTCGTCCTGTCCACCGCCGCGAAGTGGGCGCACGTCAAGGTGGACGAGCCGTGGCGGCACGCGATCGTGGACGAGGCGTACCAGATGCGCTCGGACTCGCTGCTGGCCGTCGCCGGTCTGTTCGAGCGGGCGCTGTTCGTCGGCGACCCGGGCCAGCTGGATCCGTTCGCGATCGTGGGCAGCGAACAGTGGGCGGGCCTGTCGTACGACCCGTCGGCCTCGGCCGTGACGACCCTGCTGGCGCACAACCCGGAGCTCCCGCAGCACCGCCTGCCGGTCTCCTGGCGCCTGCCGGCCTCCGCGGCCCCGCTGGTCTCGGACGCCTTCTACCCCTACACCCCGTTCCGCAGCGGCACCGGCCACGCCGACCGGCGCCTGGCCTTCGCCGTCCCCTCCGACGGCTCGGGCCCGGACCGGGTCATCGACGAGGCGGCGGCATCCGGCTGGGGCCTGCTGGAGCTGCCCGCCCGCCATACCCCGCGCACCGACCCGGAGGCGGTACGGGCGGTGGCGACGGTCGTACGGCGCCTGCTGGACAGGGGAGGCGCCGCCGTCTCGGAACGCTCATCGGACCCCGCCCCGCTCACGGCCGACCGCATCGCCGTCGGCACGGCCCATCGCGACCAGGCGGCGGCGGTCCGTTCGGCGCTGGCCGAGCTGGGCGTGGCGGATGTCACGGTCGACACCGCGAACCGCCTCCAGGGACGTGAGTACGACGTGACGGTCGTCCTCCACCCGCTCTCCGGCCGCCCCGACGCCACCGCCTTCCATCTGGAGACCGGCCGCCTGTGCGTCCTGGCCTCCCGCCACCGGCACGCCTGCATCGTGGTGTGCCGGGCCGGCGTGGGCGACCTCCTGGACGACTATCCGTCCACGGAACCCGTCCAGCTGGGCACGCTGGTGAAGTTCCCCGACGGCTGGGAGGCGAACCACGCCGTGCTGGCGCATCTGGAGGAGCACCGGGTCACCTGGCAGCCCTGACCCGATCACCGACAGCCCCGGCCCGACACCCCGCCCACCCGCCGGACGGAGTCCGGCACGCCGCCGGAGGCGGCCGAAAGACACAGCGGACCACGCGGTGCCGGAGCATCTGGTGGAACACCGGGTGGCTTGGTGGCCCTGAGTGTTCCGGAAGGAGTTTCCAGCAGCTCTGAGGTCCCCTTGCACCCACGCGAGACAATGGACGATGGCCCACCGGAAGGCGGAGCCCACCGGATCGTACGAGGAGGAGAGAAGACATGGCGGAGCCCACGCCGCGTCGCAAGGAACCGCGGCTACGCCCCGCGCCCCTGATCTTCGAGCCGGCGGAGGCGGCCGCCGATCCCGAGCACTTCTTCGACCTGGAGTCGATCGAGGATCCGCAGGCGCTGCTGGCCCGGGCGACGGAGCTGGCCCAGGCGTTCCGCGCGGCGGCCGACCGGGCCGTGGAGTTCCAGGCCGTCGCGGCGGCCCAGCTCGCCGACCCGCGCCGGTTCGACCGGCTGACCCCGGCGGCGATCGCCGAGCAGGCGGAGTGGACCGAGGACTACGCGAAGCGGATGGTGGAGTTCGGCCAGGATCTGATGCGGGGTGCCGACACGGAGGGCCGTACGCCCGTCGATCCCGTCTGATCCGCGGACCCCGCGGCCCCCGCGGACCCCGCCGAGCCCATTCGGCCCATTCGGCCCATCCAGCCCATGCGGCCCGCCGGCCTCGCTCGGACGCCGCCCAGCCCGCCTGGCATATGCCAGGCGGGCAAGATACTCCCCCTCGCGCCCCCTTGTCCCGAGTTTCCGCAACTCAGGAGAACCGCGCACTCACGGCCGGTACATCTGGTTGGCATGAGCAGCACGCCGAATGTCACCTGCGCCACCCCCGACGGAACCGCCTGGCTCGCCTCGGCAGGAACGTATCCGCGAAGCACCCTCGCCCTCTGGCGGGAGCGCCCGGACGCCCCGCTGGTCCTGCCCTGCGGCACCGTCTTCGACGTGGTGAGCGCCCCCGCGATCTTCGGGCGCCGGATGCTGGACCGGTTATGGGACGAGGGCCCGGGATCCGGACCGGTCGCGATGTTCCGGGGCCGCATGCTGCTGTTCGCGGCCCCGGGGACGGCCCAGCGACTGCCGTCGCTGCTGACCTGGGAGGAGTGGGGCGGCGCCCATGGCTGCGGGACGAGCCGGACGGCGGACGTGCCACCGCTGCTGTGTCACGGCACCGGAGACGCCGTGACCGTTCCCGCCCTGTCCGGCAGCGAGTCCCCCGCCTCCGGCGGCTCCCGGTGGCTGGTCGCCCCCGACACCCGCCACCCCTGGCTGCCCGGCCCCGAGGTGGTGCTCTGGGCGGCCGTCAGGGCGGCTCGCGCGGCAGTGCGGATATCGATTTTTCCTCCCGCCGACCAGGATGCTAAGGTCTACGACGTCAGCAGGCGCCGCTAGCTCAGTTGGTTAGAGCAGCTGACTCTTAATCAGCGGGTCCGGGGTTCGAGTCCCTGGCGGCGCACCATGACGATGGCGAGGCAGGTTCGCGGAGACGCGAGGCTCCTCGCCATCTCTGTTTCCGCGCGGCTTCGCCGCCCGTTGCCAACGGCTCCGCGTGAAGGCTCCGCTCTCCCGAGCAGTCAGCCCGCCACCTCCTGTGTGATCTTCACGGTCCACGCCCCGGACGCCGTCCGGTCCTCCACCTCCACCCTCACACCGGCCCCCGGCACCGTGAAACTCTCCCCGAGGGCGACCGGGGCGTCGGCGAGGGGCGGATAGACCGAGTTCTCCCAGCACGCCTCGGTCTGCGGGTGGGCGTCCACCACCTCGACCGGGCCACCGCCGGACTCCGCACCGCCGCGCACCCGGTAGACCAGGATTCCCTGCCGGCAGACCGCACGGTCGTTCCCGGCCGAGGTACGCACTTCGAAGGCCAGCGCGCTGTCCGGTCCGGTGCGCACGACGGCCAGCTTCGCGCCGCGACCGAGGCCGAAGGCGGGGGCGCCTGCCGCGCCCCGCACCGGGACGCCCGGCCCGGCCTCCAGGGGCTCCAGGGTGATGCGGGTCGGTCCCGCGCCCCGCACACACACCACCTGGCGCGGATCCAGCCAGCCCAGCTTCCACTTGTGCCAGGCGAACAGGTCCGGGGACAGCCCGAACTGGCTGCCCATCAGGTCCCAGTCGCCGACGTAGGTGTCCCAGTCCCCCTTGCCGTCGACCGGGCGGTGGTAGAGGTCGGGAAGGTCGAAGACATGGCCCGTCTCATGGGCGAGGACCAGATGGTCGGGCGGGTGCTTCTCGAAGACCGTCACCACCCGGCGCACATCCGTTCCGTCCACATGCATGGGGGTGTCGAGATTGACGACCTTCGTCGCGTCGGAGTCCACCCCGGGCGCGTCCGGGTCGGCGACGAAATAGACGACGCGGTAGCGGGAGAAGTCGACCTCCTTGTCGGCCACGGCGAACGCGTCGCGCAGGTAGGCGGCCCGGTCGGCGGCGCTCCAGTCGCGCTTCATGGCGTACGCGGTCGACGGCTGCGGCATGCGCAGCCAGTGCCCCAGCGGATGCGGGCGCAGCGTGAACCTGCCGTAGGAGGCCCGCTCGAAGAAGCGGCTGGTGGCCGGGAAGTGGTCGGCGGTCAGCTCGGCGGGAGTGGTCCGCGGGTCGGCGTCCGGGAAGGAAAGGAAGATCATCACGGCGTCGAGCGCGCCGGCCGGGCGGGCGTAGTCGGAGTTCCAGGTGTCCACCCCTTCCGAGTGGTGGACGTCGGTCCGGTGCAGGGCGCAGGGCGCCGGGGAGAAGGGCTCGGCGACCGACGGGCCGGTGAGGATCGAGGTCGCGGCGAGCGCCGACATCGTGGTGAACACGGCGGCGGTGCTGCGCAGCTTGGGCACGAAAGGACCTCCGGATGCGGTTCACGGGACACCGAATCCAGATTGTGCGAATTTTGCGACGTTCGCCCTGTTTGCCTGAACCGGAAGGGTGAGTGCGCCCATTTGTGCGCCCTCGCGCTTCCGCGACCGACACCCCGAACCACTCACGGAACGTCACAACTGGTCGGGGGCCTGATGAACCCGTCCAGGTGCGGGCAGAAACGATCTGTCAGAACCTGTGGTCCGTCCTGGACACTGGGGAGTGGCTGGAAGGCCTCCGGGCCAGCCTCTATGATCGGCACACTTTCCGGCACGGACAGAGATCGAGTGCACTGCGGGAGCGAGCGGTGAGCGGAACGTCCGAAGGGCCGACGCCCGCGGCAGACCTCGACCGGTCAGCCGTTACAGACAGTGATCACAACACCTATCACCGTGTCTTCGCGACCGCCCCGCTCTCCATGGCCGTCGTCGATCGCGAAGGCCTCGTCGTCAGCGCCAACGCCGCCTTCGGCGAGCTGCTCGGCGCCCACGCGGAGTCCCTGCCCGGTCGGGTCGCCGCCGACCTGGTGGACCTGGCCTCCGACGCGCGCACCTGGCACGCCTACCGCGAGGTCCTGCGCGGCCGGCAGGCGAGACTGCGCTGCACCCGACGGCTGAAACATCCCGACGGGCACTCGGTGTGGGTCCAGGTCACCGTGGCCCCGCTGGCGGGTGACGGGCCCGGCGTCCTCGTGTCGGTCGCCGACATCGGCGCCCGCCGCGAACTCCAGGCCAGGCTCAGGCACTTGCAGATGCACGACCCGGTGACCAGGCTGCCCAACCGCACCCTCTTCTTCGAGCGCCTGTCGGTCGCCCTGGAAGCGGAGTCGTACGAGCTGAGCGGCACCGGCCGGATCGGCCTGTGCTATCTGGACCTGGACGGCTTCAAGGCCGTCAACGACACCCTCGGCCACCGGGTCGGCGACCGGCTGCTCGCGGCCGTCGCGGAGCGGCTGACCCGGGTCGCCGACGAGGCCGGGTACGCCCGCGCCGGCACCCCCCTGGTGGCCCGGCTCGGCGGCGACGAGTTCGCCCTGCTGGTCGAGGACTCCACCGGCACCGAGCAGCTCGCCGACCTCGCCGAGTCCGCGCTGAAGGCCCTGGAGGCACCCTTCGACCTGGCCGGGCAGCGGCTGTCGCTGACGGCCTCCATCGGTGTCGTGGAGCGGCATGCGGCCGGTACGACGGCCACGGGGCTGATGCAGGCGGCCGATACGACCCTGTACTGGGCGAAGGCCGACGGCAAGGCCCGCTGGACACTGTTCGACCCCGAGCGCAACGCGCACCGGATGACTCGCCAGGCACTCTCCTCCACCCTCCGCCCCGCCATCGAGCGCGAAGAATTCGCCCTCGAGTACCAGCCCTTGGTGGGCATGGAGGACGGGCGGCTGAGCGGGGTCGAGGCGTTGATCCGCTGGAATCATCCTCAGTTCGGCACACTGACGCCGAATCGGTTCATCGGATTGGCCGAGGAAGACGGTTCGATCGTTCAGCTGGGCCGTTGGGCGCTGGCGACCGCCTGCCGGCAGGCCCGTCGCTGGCAGCTGGACAACCCCGGCGAGCCGCCGATCTTCGTGAGCGTCAATGTGGCGGTCCGTCAGGTGTGGGATTCGGACCTGGTGGCGGACGTGGCGCAGACCCTCGCCGAGACCGGACTCGCCCCGCATCTGCTCCAGCTGGAGCTGACCGAGTCCGCCGTGATGGGCTCGGGGGGCCGCCCGCTCCAGGCCCTGCAGGCCCTCAGCGACATGGGCGTGCGCATCGCCATCGACGACTTCGGCACCGGCTACTCGAACCTGGCGTATCTGAGCAGGCTGCCCGTGTCGGTGCTGAAGCTGGACGGCTCCTTCGTGCGCGGCTTCCAGTACGAGGGCGACAAGAGCACGGTGGCCGTGCCGCCCAACGCGGCCGACGAGGTGATCGTGGAGGCGATGATCCAGCTGGCCCACCGTCTCGGTCTGACGGTCACCGCGGAGTGCGTGGAGACCTCGGCGCAGGCCACACGGCTGCGGCGGATCGGGTGCGACACCGGGCAGGGGTGGCTGTACTCCCGTCCGGTGCCGCCGGATCGTATCTCCGAGCTGCTGGGGGCGCAGGCCTACGCGGTGGGCAAGCCGTAGGCGTCCGCGATC is a genomic window of Streptomyces griseochromogenes containing:
- a CDS encoding AAA domain-containing protein, with translation MTTVGFDPAAAAARATDSILHDTLHGTERGVVVDSPPGAGKSTLVVRAALELAEAGRPLMVVAQTNAQVDDLVLRLAEKNPDLPVGRLHSSDTDPYDKALDDLAHIRTSAKAADLQGLPVVLSTAAKWAHVKVDEPWRHAIVDEAYQMRSDSLLAVAGLFERALFVGDPGQLDPFAIVGSEQWAGLSYDPSASAVTTLLAHNPELPQHRLPVSWRLPASAAPLVSDAFYPYTPFRSGTGHADRRLAFAVPSDGSGPDRVIDEAAASGWGLLELPARHTPRTDPEAVRAVATVVRRLLDRGGAAVSERSSDPAPLTADRIAVGTAHRDQAAAVRSALAELGVADVTVDTANRLQGREYDVTVVLHPLSGRPDATAFHLETGRLCVLASRHRHACIVVCRAGVGDLLDDYPSTEPVQLGTLVKFPDGWEANHAVLAHLEEHRVTWQP
- a CDS encoding putative bifunctional diguanylate cyclase/phosphodiesterase: MSGTSEGPTPAADLDRSAVTDSDHNTYHRVFATAPLSMAVVDREGLVVSANAAFGELLGAHAESLPGRVAADLVDLASDARTWHAYREVLRGRQARLRCTRRLKHPDGHSVWVQVTVAPLAGDGPGVLVSVADIGARRELQARLRHLQMHDPVTRLPNRTLFFERLSVALEAESYELSGTGRIGLCYLDLDGFKAVNDTLGHRVGDRLLAAVAERLTRVADEAGYARAGTPLVARLGGDEFALLVEDSTGTEQLADLAESALKALEAPFDLAGQRLSLTASIGVVERHAAGTTATGLMQAADTTLYWAKADGKARWTLFDPERNAHRMTRQALSSTLRPAIEREEFALEYQPLVGMEDGRLSGVEALIRWNHPQFGTLTPNRFIGLAEEDGSIVQLGRWALATACRQARRWQLDNPGEPPIFVSVNVAVRQVWDSDLVADVAQTLAETGLAPHLLQLELTESAVMGSGGRPLQALQALSDMGVRIAIDDFGTGYSNLAYLSRLPVSVLKLDGSFVRGFQYEGDKSTVAVPPNAADEVIVEAMIQLAHRLGLTVTAECVETSAQATRLRRIGCDTGQGWLYSRPVPPDRISELLGAQAYAVGKP
- a CDS encoding bifunctional DNA primase/polymerase yields the protein MSSTPNVTCATPDGTAWLASAGTYPRSTLALWRERPDAPLVLPCGTVFDVVSAPAIFGRRMLDRLWDEGPGSGPVAMFRGRMLLFAAPGTAQRLPSLLTWEEWGGAHGCGTSRTADVPPLLCHGTGDAVTVPALSGSESPASGGSRWLVAPDTRHPWLPGPEVVLWAAVRAARAAVRISIFPPADQDAKVYDVSRRR
- a CDS encoding M6 family metalloprotease domain-containing protein, whose protein sequence is MSALAATSILTGPSVAEPFSPAPCALHRTDVHHSEGVDTWNSDYARPAGALDAVMIFLSFPDADPRTTPAELTADHFPATSRFFERASYGRFTLRPHPLGHWLRMPQPSTAYAMKRDWSAADRAAYLRDAFAVADKEVDFSRYRVVYFVADPDAPGVDSDATKVVNLDTPMHVDGTDVRRVVTVFEKHPPDHLVLAHETGHVFDLPDLYHRPVDGKGDWDTYVGDWDLMGSQFGLSPDLFAWHKWKLGWLDPRQVVCVRGAGPTRITLEPLEAGPGVPVRGAAGAPAFGLGRGAKLAVVRTGPDSALAFEVRTSAGNDRAVCRQGILVYRVRGGAESGGGPVEVVDAHPQTEACWENSVYPPLADAPVALGESFTVPGAGVRVEVEDRTASGAWTVKITQEVAG